The sequence TTGCTCGTAACGATACCTGTTAAAATCCCCGTCAATGATGTTGATAAAATAAGATTGCCGACTTTCCCTTTAATAAATGTTTCTTTAATGCTGTTAAGGATTTTATTCAGCATACCGGTATACTCCATCTGACCGGCAAAGATATATGCCATAAATACCGTAGCAATTGAAGAAACCATACTAGTAATACCGCCCCGGTTCAACAGTTTGTCAAGTTCAGGAATAGGGGTTTTAAAATTCCCTCCGCTGTACATAGCGGTAATGACATCTTTAAAACCGGCGCCCTGTAATGTTAATGCCAGCACCATAGCTATTACCGTTCCGATCCAGAGGGCCGGTATGCTGGGAACCTTTTTATACGAGAGGAAAAATACCGCAATAGGAGGCAGTAAAAGCAGGGGGCTTAACCTGAAGGTTTCAGCGATACCGTTAATCAGCTGATTTATTCTGGTATAGTCGATGCTCCCTGCAATCCTGAAACTGACTAATTGATAAACAATCAATGAAATTATAAATGCCGGTAGCGTAGTCCATAACATTGACCTTATATGTTCGAAGATATCCACTTCTGCAGTAGCGGCAGCCAAAACAGTAGTATCGGAAATGGGGCTGATTTTATCGCCTAAATATGCACCTACAACAATTGCCCCCGCAGCGATTGAGAGTGGAACCCCTAATCCGTAAGCAACACCCATCAATGCAACACCCAGTGTAGCAGCAGTCCCCCAGGATGTACCCGTCATTACCGATGATATAGCGCAGAGAACAGCCGCCGAAACGAGGAAGGTTTTCGGGCTCAGTATTTGTAGACCCAAATAAATGAAATACGGTATGGTCCCTGAAATAAGCCATGCTCCTACTAAGGGGCCAACCATCATAAGGATTAGTATCGCACCCATGGCCCTATCGATGGTAGGCCTAATCCCTTTTTCTAAAAGCTCATTCCATGTGTAACCTAAAATGAAGATGCTCACAAAGGTTACAAACATGGAAATTAAAAGAAGCATAATCGCCGCATTAGCCCTAAGAATACCTACGCCATAAACCAGTAAAATTATAGCGAAAATGATCGGCAGCAGCGAAATTCCTAAGGTAGGTTCCTTCTTAATTCTCTGTCCCATTTTTCATCCCTCCATTTAAATTTTATTTTATGTTTAAAGTCACGCAATAATCATGCCAGACTGTTTTGATGTATAACTAAGATGTCATAAGGATCTTAGGGAGTTTCTCGTTATTAATAATTTAAAACGGGAAAGATAATTTTTCCCGTTTATCCCAAATAGCAGTTTATTCAGCTATATGTTTTAGCTTTACTAACCCATTTGATTTCCCATTTTGTCCCCTTTGCGTTTGCCTTATAAATAGTCATACCTATTTCAACAAAAAAGACTCCTTAGCTGTTGACCTGTTATTTCGGTAAATAATAATTTATCATGCCGTACCCCTTCTCGGTTATTTCTATCCCCCTTTTGCCCCTATTAACCTTTATATATCCCTTTGTCCTCATATCCTCGATTATTCCGCGGACCTTGCCTTCAGGCAATCCTAATTCAGATGAAATGGAACGGCGTCCTATAGGTTTACCCTTTTTGTTAGATTCAAAAATTTTAATAAGTATGTTCTTTTCTAACTTATACCTATTTAAATCTGCATAAACGGCCTTACCGTTTTTTAAAATTCCGGGAAACTCTCCAGGTAGAAGCTCAGGAGTGGGAATCTTATCAGGGCAAACATTGCAAAGATATTCTACTATATTGTGCAGTTCCCTTATATTACCCGGCCAGTCATATATTAACAAATGGTCACTTATAGCACCGAAAAAAACTGAGGCCTTCATAGGAGGTTTCCTCTTAAAGTGATCATTGTAAAAGGCATATGCCAGATCTAATATATCACCCCTTCTTTCCCTCAGGGGAGGTATCCTGAGAGGAAGGACATTTAGTCGATAGTAAAGATCCTCTCTAAATTCTCCCCCTTTCATTAGGGATTTTAAATCTTTATTAGTAGCGGCAATTACTCTAACATCTATTGGAATTACCTTTGAACCCCCGATACGGCGTATCTGCTTTTCTTGGAGTACCCGCAATAGTCTTACCTGAAATAATTGGGGTGCATCTCCTATCTCGTCCAGAAAAATGGTCCCTCCATGAGCCTGTTCGAAAAGACCGGGCATACCTCCTTTTTTAGCCCCCGTAAATGCTCCCTCGTCATATCCGAAAAGTTCACTTTCAAGCAAGCTTTCAGGTAGTGCAGCAAAATTCACCGCAACAAAAGGCCCCCTCTGCCTTAACGAATTATTATGAATGGCCTGAGCAAAAAGCTCCTTTCCGGTACCGCTTTCTCCCTGGATCAAAATCGGTGATTGGGATTTTGAAATCTTTTTTGCCAGTTCTTTGGTATTTTTTATTAAATCACTCGTGCCTAAAATATCGTCAAAAGTATATCTGGCGTACGTTTCCTGCTTCCGCAGCTTTCTCCTCAATTCTTCTTCCAGCCTTTGAATCTCCGTCACATCTTTTAAGGTGCATACCTTCCCTACAACAGAATTATTTTCTTTAATCGGCGAGATATTTATAACAACCTGTCTGTTGTTTACCTTTATAAACCTTTCTTTTTCTATATTTTCATTTTCAAGTACGGAAATAACCTCTTTAGGCACCATCACATTGTTAAGCTTTTTACCTATCAGTTCTTTTCGCGATACTCCGAAAATCCCTTCAGCTATAGGATTAAATGCTGATATTTCCTTTCGTTCATCCAGTGCTATTATTCCGTCATGAACCGTATTGATTATTGTCTGAAGCTGGTTATTCATACGGCTATTAACGTCTGCCATTTTTTTGGTTTCTTTGATTAATTCTATAATATCCTTTAGGTATCGGGCAGAAAGGTAATTGGCCTTTTTATCGGCAAGATCAAGTTCCTGTAAGATTTCAACTAGGGTGGTAAAATCTATATTCCTGGTCTTAATATCAATAACATTTTCTACGCAATCAGGTACCAGTTCTAGTTCCCCAGGGGTTACAGCCAATTTTAGCTTAGGGTAGTCTTTTATTTCAGGGGAATACGGGAAAAAATTAATGTGGTCAATTCCCAAAATTTCCAATAAAGATATGGTTTCTAATGCAGTAGAAGTAAGGTCATTCACTAACAAAGCATCGGTACCGGGAGGAATGTCCAATAATTTACCGATTTTGTGATAATTTATAGAACGGCGGGCTATAATTACCCGGCAATTGTGTGCCAAATATTGTTTGGCATGTTCATAGATTATATTGCTTGAAATTACTACCAAGTCATTAAATATGCCTTCTTTTATATTACCATCTATATAGAAGCCTTCTATTTTTACTCGATCGCCCAATAAATCATTCAATTGTTTTTTTAGGGCTTCACAGGTATTTTTGCCTTTTGTAATAAGGGTAATGCCCTTCATGCAGGATCCTCCATGTTATTTTTTATAAAATTTACCTATAGCTGTTAGAGAATTGAATGTTATGCATTTTATGGTTCTAAGATAAACCCTTCCAAAAGAAAATGGGAATCAAAACCAAATACCCGGCTTATCTTCAATTCCCTCATGATTGCAAAACTTACGGCATCAACCAAAGATAAGTCCTGATCGCTGTATTTTCGTAAAATTTCACCTGCAACCCGATAAGAGACCTCATACAGCATAGGAAGTTAATCTGATGAGGTCTCTTTTCTATGTTCAGGGTTAAATTTTTCCTGAAAAAATCCGTTACTGCTCTGCCTTCAGCCTCTCCATCGCCTGTTTCTGCTTCTGCCATGCATGAAGTCCCAGGGAAACTCCTATAACTCCATATGCTACAAACACCCTGAAATATTCCCCTACCTGAGGGCTCCCCAAAAGATTCTGGCCGGCCATAGGCGATATGATAAACAGTGTATGGAAGAGAAAAGTCCCCAGAAGGGTCTGGCCTATGGTAGCCTTCGTTACAGATGCCCCGCCGATCAGGATAGAAGCTACAGCGAACAGACCTACCTGTTCATGGCTCCCGTAAGTATTGAGGGTGCCTATATCCTGGAGGAATATAAGCTGTCCCCAGGCAGCCAGAACCGTGGAAATGATTATAGCTATTATTCTTGTCCTGTCAACATTTATCCCCGATATCTCGGCTATATGCATATTCTGACCGACACTTCTGAAGTCCTGTCCAAGCTTGGTTTTTGTTAAAAACCAAAGCATTATACACAACAGGGCTATTATGAAAAATGTAAAAAGTGGTATTACAAGACCGCCGAGTTTAAGCTTTATTATATCGTTAAGCGCATATTTTACGGCTTTCAGGTCAACGGTATTCCTTATACCTATCCCCGATGAAAGCATAAGCCTTTCGTTCTTCATAGGGATTATCCCGCCTAAAACGAACAGGAAGAAGAGCTGGTAAAGCCCATTTGCAAAAAAACCCAATATCATACCTGTAATCATTTCATTCCCTTTTGCCTTGTTCAGCACAAGGCCTGCCAACCAGCCGAATAATACTGCAAAGGGGGTAGAAAGCAGTACAGCAATAACAAAGCCTCCTAAACCTTCAATCTGCCAATGGGTAATAGCAATTAGGGCCATCTGCCCTGCCATTGCCCCCAAAACAATGCCGAAATTCAAACCCATTCCTGCCATAACAGGGATTATCAGCGATAGTACAAGAAAAGAATTCCTCGCCATCCTTGTGATTACCGAGTTTATTAGAAACAGCGGGTGAACCTGAGCATAATACACCCCGAGCAAACAAAATATTGCGAAAATTATAGGAACTGTGTTATTGGCCAGCCTTCGTTTTATATTTCTCAATCCGTAGGCCGGTTCTCCCGTAACCGCTTTTACATTTGCACCCCTCATATTATTCACCTCCTCTGATTCTCGTCAGGGCATACAGGATTATTCCATTGCTTATGATGATCCTTACAACTTCAGATAGATTGCCCTCAGGCAATACCGCATTTGTGACAGGCAGTGCTACAACCAGTAATGCCTGAAACAAAAATGTCCCTAAAATTACATTGAAAATTGTAGCTCTTCTCACAGATGCCCCTCCGATCAGGATGGCAGCTACTGCCGGAAACGCCATAAACAGGGGTGCTGTATAAAGCTGTAAAAACCCGTAACTCTGGGCATACACGACTATGCCCACTGCCCCGAGGACCGTTGATATGGTTGTACCTATTATTCGGGCTTTATCTACATCAATGCCCGATGATTCGGCAAATTTAGGGTTGCTCCCTGCTGCCTGCATAGTAATGCCCGTTTTGCTCCTGGAAAAGAGCCAGATTATAAAACAAAACAGGGCCATAAACAGCAGTAAACCTGTAGGCACGGTAACCCCCATAAGGTCAAAAGCCTTCCAGTTATTTAAGACCTTATCAAAGGTATTTTCCAGGGAAATAGTCACCCTAAGCCCTTTTCCACCGTAAGGCCAGATCATTTTTGGGCTGTATAGTGGTGCAAGGAGCCAGAACATACACATCCCGGAAGCTATCGAGAATCCCGCATATGTTCCCACCAGCATCTCCTGGCCCTTCACTCTGTTCAGCATATGCCCGTATATATAACCTGAAATCACGGCCAGAATTACACCGATAATAATGGCTGCTGTAAATCCGGCAAACCCCGAAAGGTTCATTTCTATGCTCACTACAGCCCCTACAAGGCCGCACACTATCCCCACAGGCAGACCGAAATTTAACCCTGTACCCGACTGTATGGAAGGCACCATTGCCAGAACCAGAATACCGTTCATCCCCGTCCTGACCAATATGCCGGTAATTAGACTCCTCATCTGAAGCTTCAGCATAACGGCAGAAATCAACAGGAAGAGAAGGAAAAGGCCGATTATGATTCGCGGATACCCAACATTATCAACAAACTCTTTTAATCTGTCTTTCATCAGGAAACCTCCTTCCCCTTGCCGGCATATTCCCCTGCCATCATCAAACCGAATTCGGTATCATCTGCATCAGGCGGCAGGATACCCTCAAGCTTGCCTTTATAGATTATGGCGATCCTGTCACATATAGACCTCAATTCTGCCAGTTCGCTGGATGTCATAATTATGGTCATCCCGAGTTCACGGTTGAGTTTAAGCAGGAGGTCAAGGACGATCTTTTTGGCACCTACATCGATCCCCCTGGTAGGTTCGGAGACGAAGAGGAGTTCAGGTTCAAGGGTAAGAGCCCGTGCAATGCATACCTTTTGCTGGTTTCCGCCGCTTAATCTCCTGGTTAACTGCTCCGGGCCCGTGCACCTGATATCCAGTTCCTTTATCATCTTTTGCGCATGTTCCCTGACTCCTTTTATATTAACCAGGTTTATAAACCTCATACCAGGCAGTTTAATCAAAAATTTCTCCTGCACCTGTATTGCCGTTATAGCAATATTGGTTTCAATAGGGTCATCCAGAAGAAGGCCCACACCCCGGCGGTCTTCGGATACAAAGGCTATTCTTTTGCAAAGGACCTGTTTTGGGTTGTTTGGGGGGATTCTCTCCCCTTTAAAAATAACCTCACCCCGGGCTCTATAAAGGCCCATTATTCCGTTTGCAATACCTATTTTCCCGTGGCCTGCAAGACCTCCGATGCCCAGGATTTCACCTTCCATAACATCCAGGGAAAGGCCCCTAACCTGTTCTCCCGGCATGTCTACCGCGAGGTTTTTGATTTTTAAAATTACGTTATCCCTGCTCTTTTTCGACGTCTGGTCGCCCTTGTGCACCTTCTCAATCTTTCTTCCAACCATAAGCTGTGCCATTTTCTCAATAGTCGCTTCACCTCTAGATAATCTCCCTACTACCTCACCATCCCTCAGTACCGTTATACTGTCCGCTACTTTCATTACTTCATCCAGCCGGTGTGAAATGAAAAGGATTGCTATTCCCGATTCTGCCAGGTTCTTAATGGCCTTCAAAAAGAGTTCGGCTTCAGTCTCTGTCAGAACAGCGGTAGGTTCATCAAAAACCAGAAGTTTCAAATTTGTTTTATCGATTTCCCTGGCTATTTCAACAAACTGCATGTATCCTACCGGCAGCCCTGCAACGGGGAGCATTTCATCTATGGTCATTCCCAACCTGTCAAAGGCTTTTCGGGAATCCCTTTTCATAGCTTCCATATCAAGGCTTTTCATTTTTTCTCCCAAAAACCCGCTGATCAGGTTGTGCTTCGTTATCTCCCTGTTGAGCTTGATATTCTCCGTTATCGTGAATCCGGGAAGCAGCATGAATTCCTGATGAACCATCCCTATGCCTTTTTCCATGGCATCTTTCGGTGATTTTATATCTACCCGTTCACCTTCAAAGATAATTTCCCCTGTAAAACCGCCCGTATTGTGAATAACCGGCATCCCAAAGAGTATATTCATAAGGGTAGACTTGCCTGCACCGTTTTCTCCCACAAGGGCATGTATTTCACCTTCATTTACTGCCAGGCTGACTTCTTTTAATACCCTGTTCCCTGAATACTCTTTAGTTATACCCTTCATATGCAGTATCTGTTTTACCGCCAACATCTTTCCCCCCTTGAATCACTCAATATTTAAGATTGCCTGCTAGCTCATCTCGAATTACATCGGCCGGATAAGTGGTCCCTTAGATCACTCAATATTTAAGGTTGCCCGGTAGGGCAACCTTAAACTCAATATATTTGAAATAGAGAACAAATTAGAATATGATAGACTCCCCTACAAACATCAGGAAGTTGTCAGTTCCTTCATAAAAGCTAACCTGAACTTCACCTGCTTCATTTTTAAGCACTTCTATCACCTTGTCAATATCCACACCTTCTACTTCTCCTTTAGCATACAATATGGCATATTCTGCTCCGGCTCTAACCATTGCCATATTCGCAGGGGCTTTCCAGGTTGCCATTCTGCCCGAATTCCCTTTTTCTTCAACTTTCTTCTTTATCTCCTCCAGAATGAAGCTGACATCTCCCGCTTTATCAGGCGGAATCTCAATTCCCAATGCCCCCGGATAAGCGTGATATGGGCTGGGGCAGCACTGTTCAGGGTATATCGCACCTTCATCAAGAGCCTTTCTTATAAGCGGTTCCTGCATTGCACAGTTTGTGCTGAATAGAGCGATGTCCTTGCCGTGTTGAGCCACCTGTCTTGGTACATCTTCCAGTATAAACTGCTGTGCCCCGGGGATTCCTGCATCACCCATGGGATCTGGTGCAGTAACATCTATAAACTCAATCCCTAACTTTTCACATGTAGCCCTGAATATGTCCCTTCTCTTTGAAAGGAGCTCATAAGACATATGTCTGGGGAATGAATAGTGAAGGAACTTTTTGGCTCCCATTCTGTGAGCAAGCTCTATAATGGTTTCTCCCCGCTTCAGGTTGTCGGTTTCCAGACACAGGTCTGCCTTTTCGGCGATCATCAGCGGGTCTTCATGTGGAACACCGGCTATAAACAGTATATCGTCCCTAGTTTCCCTGACCTTCTCAATAGCAGCGGCGGTTCCGGGCACTGCCTGACATACAACGATGGCCTTAACTTTGGGATCTGCTGCCATGCTTACGATCTGGGTTATAGTTGTTTCCTGCTCCTTCATGAAGTTGTCAGGATATGTTTTATGGATTACCCTCTCCTCACCGTATTTCTTTACTATTTCCTGGGCTGCCACGTATTCTTCTTCGCCCTGGGACACGGTCCCTGTCATGATGCCTATCTTCCAGTCATCCTCAGCTCCCGTATCCTGACCTCCCTGCTGAGTACATGCGGCAAGACCCGCAGTCAGCAGTAATACCATCACTAAGGCAAATGTTTTTTCAGCATTATATTATATTCCCCCCTGATTTTTTATTTTAATGACAAAAAGAAAACTTCTACCCTCCTTTCCTTTTTGAATTGCCTATTCGGTTTTATTATATTCTATTTCGGATAATAAAAATCCTTCTTTTTTTATTTATGTAAATTTATAAGTTTTTTTGTTTATATATTCATTTTAGCCATTTATAATAAATTGGATTCTTTCTACAAATCCTATCGAAATCGAGTTTTTTAAGGCGGCTGGCGCTGTTTTAAATCTGTTTATTAATATTTATACATTTTTTCGGCTAAAAACAAAATATGCAAAAAATAAAAACAGGGTGAATAATATTCTTTTATCGGGTTATAATAACTATCGAAGGGTTCGTAATGGCCGAGCCAAGACTGCTGCAGGATCCTCTGTCGGGGTTCTGCAGCGGTCGGCCAAAGGTTGATGTCGGGTCGGTGAGGCTCGGCACCAGCCGGAGGGCAGATCCCTGTGGGTCAATTGCCCGGCTCCGGAGCAGTCCAACTACTGCTTCGGGGTCACAGGAGATTCACAGGGGTCGAGCTAAGACTATCACAGGTTCCGCAGGCTTCTCTTCAGTTTACTTAGTAACTGACGTTTAGCTGGAGGTCTGTGGTGGTCGAGAGATTGCCATAGGCTTCTCAGGTATCTGTGGTAGTCGAGCGAAGGGTTATCACGGGTTTTGTAACGGTCTGTTGCACCCGAAAGGTTGCAGCAGGCTGTACAGAGATTCGCGGTGGCCTGTGCGAAGGTCATTACGGGCTCTTAAGCTTTTAAAAAACCTCTATCCTGCGTTGAGATAGAGGTTTTATCGTTTAAATAAGTTCTTATTTCAGTGCCTCCTCTAATGGGGTATAGGGCAGATTCAGGGAATCTGCAACAGCTTTATAAGTCAGCTTCCCGTTTACAAGGTTTACGCCAAGGGCTATTGCCTGATCCCTCTTTACAGCTTCTTTATATCCCATATTCGCAATCTTAATGCCGTAAGGCACCGTGCAGTTGGTAAGGGCCAGTGTAGAAGTCCTGGCTACGGCCCCCGGCATATTTGCAACACTGTAATGGATTACACCGTGTTTTACATAGGTCGGTTCTGCATGGGTTGTAGGATGGTCACAGGTTTCAATGCACCCGCCCTGGTCGATAGCCACATCCACCACTACAGAACCGGGCTGCATTTCCCTGATCATATCTTCTGTTACCAGTTGTGGTGCCTTCGCTCCGGGGATTAATACCGCCCCGATGACAAGGTCAGATTCTGTGACAGCCTTTTTAATGTTAAAACTGTTAGACATAAGGGTTTTGACCTTCCCACCAAATATATCATCAAGTTCTCTTAGTCTGACGGGATTGATATCAATTATAGTAACATCCGCGCCCATCCCAACGGCGATTTTTGCGGCATTTGTGCCTACAGTGCCCCCACCGATAATCGTAACCTTTGCCGGAAGTACACCCGGAACACCGCTTAAGAGGACGCCTTTGCCGCCGTTAGGCTTTTCCAGGAAATGGGCGCCAACCTGCACCGACATCCTGCCTGCAACCTCGCTCATTGGGGTTAATAACGGCAGAGACCTGTCAGCAAGCTGTACCGTTTCATAAGCTATCCCCACAATTCCCCTCTCCAGAAGGGCCTCGGTCATTTTCTTATCTGCTGCTAGATGGAGATAGGTAAAAAGAACTTGACCGGGCTTAAAAAGGTCGTACTCAGGGGGCAGCGGTTCTTTGACCTTCATTATCATATCTGCTATTTCAAAGACCTCTTTTGGGGTATCAAGGATCTTTGCACCGGCAGCGGTGTACTCTTCATCACTAAACCCGCTGCCTACACCTGCATTTTTCTCGATATATACTTCATGACCGTTTTTAATAAAGTTCTCTACCCCTGCCGGAGTAATGGCAACCCTGTTTTCATTGCTTTTTATCTCTTTTGGGACACCGATAATCACTTAAACCGTCTCCTTTCAATAATTCAGTTTTTTAAAAGGTTTTAATTAAATTAATACTGGTTTATTACTATTTCTATTTTAAAGCATATAATCTTGCTCAAATAATTTACTTCTTGATATTAACTATTTTACAAATTAAATTTTTATTTTTTTCGACTGCTTATCCCCTTTTTATTTTTTAAATTTATTTACTCATTATTTTAGAATTTTTTGTAGAAATACTTAAAAATATAAAGTATAATGAAATTAGAGTTAGGTAATTTCAGATAATGAAAAGTAAAAAGGGGGCTGACTATGCTGCAGCACAGCCTGCTTCGCCTTATTGAACAGGACAGGCTCAGGAAGTTGATTGAAAGTTTTACCAGAGCAACCGACATAACTATAGATATTAATGACTGTCTGGGGTACCCGGTCGTTTACCATGAATGCTTTTACGGTTTCTGCAAAAAGGTCAGGAGCACCAAAAAAGGGCTTAAGAAATGCATAGAATCCAATGCCGACATCGGTTTTAAGACAAAGGAAAGAAGAAAAGCCTTCATCGGGCCGTGTTTTGCCGGTATTGCACTTATGGGGGTTCCGATAGTTGTCGATAAAGCGTTCCACGGCTCAATAGTATGCGGCCAGTTTCATTTAAAACCACCTACTGAAAAGATGATAAGCAAGATGCTGTCGGCCATGGATGAAATCGGTCTTAACGGACATGAAATGATAGAGGATTTTAAAAACATAAAGGTGATACCTAAAGAAAAGTGCAAAGCAGTTTCCGAGCTCATCGAATTCATTGCAAATTATATAGCCGAAATAATCTACAAAAACAAAATAGAAAATGAACTAATCAGGCAAAAGCTAAGGGTAATGGAGACAAACCAGACCAGAGTCGAACTGGAAAAGGCCCTGTGGATATCCGAATTGAAAAAACTTCAGTCGCAGATAAAACCCCATTTCCTGTTTAATACCCTGAACATCATCTCCCGCCTTATAATTATGAACGAGAATCATAAGGCCCTCGACACCGTATATGCCCTTTCAAATATTATGAGGTCTAGTTTTGAGGAATCCGACGAATTAATCAGCCTGGAGAAGGAAATGGATTATGTAAAAAATTACCTTTCCATTCAGAAGATGCGGTTCGGAGAGCGGTTAAGATTCAAAATTGAAATCGATGACAGATTAAGGGGTATCAGCATACCGGCCCTAACCATTCAGCCCCTTGTGGAAAATGCCTGCACCCACGGTATCGAACCTAAAGAAGATTTGGGCGAGATAATTATTCAGAGCCAGCTTGCCGGAAATGATGTTATTATAAAAATAATAGATAACGGTATTGGAATTCCGGAAGAAAAATTAAAGGAAATTCATATGTATTTAACCAATGATAAGGATTTTTATGTTGCATCCGAACTAGATGGGTCCCTCGGTCTTAAAAACGTTCATAGAAGGCTCCAGCTGTATTTCGGAAGCGAATACGGGCTTTCAATCACCAGTCGAACCGGATGTACCCAGGTCTCGGTTAAGCTGCCATATAATTCTTAATGATTATATACTTCATTCAGGAGACAGAAAGCTTTGTATTGAGTTAATGGCAATTCCCGGAGCGACTGTTAGGCTTGAAGCCTCATGCAATTCTTTTTAAGGGGGAATACGTTTAATGTACAGTATATTAATTGCTGAGGATGAGGAACTCGAAAGGAAAGGCCTTCGCTTTACACTTGAACAGGACCGGAGATTTAACATCATCGGTGAAGCAGCCACAGGCAGGGAAGCTGTCGAAATGGCAGAAAAATATAAACCTGACATAATCCTCCTGGATATAAAGATGCCCGGTATAGACGGCCTGCAGGCAGGGAAAATAATAAGGGAGAAACTTCCAGAAGCTGAATTAATAATACTTACAGCCTACGGGAAATTCTCTTATTCCCGCCAGGCAATAAGGATCAGGGCGGCCGATTATCTTCTAAAACCCGTCCGTCCCCAGGAACTGCTGGATTCCCTGGAAAAAATAATTAACAGATTAAAGAATAAAAAAGAAGCAGAAGAAACTCTGGTGCCCCCTTCCTTTATCCCGTATAAGGAAGAAGAAGAATTAATAGAAGAAATCAAACTGGCAAATCTAAATAATATTAAACCGGTTATAGAAAAGATCTCTAAAGTAATTAATACCAGGATAAATAGACCGACCGAAGAAATTTTAAAATCCCTCGCCTATGAGCTGATTATACTGACCTCCAGGGCGGCTATATCCGGCGGGGCCGATCCTGAACAGGTCGCAGAACTCAAGAAAAAAACAGT is a genomic window of Koleobacter methoxysyntrophicus containing:
- the nhaC gene encoding Na+/H+ antiporter NhaC, with the translated sequence MGQRIKKEPTLGISLLPIIFAIILLVYGVGILRANAAIMLLLISMFVTFVSIFILGYTWNELLEKGIRPTIDRAMGAILILMMVGPLVGAWLISGTIPYFIYLGLQILSPKTFLVSAAVLCAISSVMTGTSWGTAATLGVALMGVAYGLGVPLSIAAGAIVVGAYLGDKISPISDTTVLAAATAEVDIFEHIRSMLWTTLPAFIISLIVYQLVSFRIAGSIDYTRINQLINGIAETFRLSPLLLLPPIAVFFLSYKKVPSIPALWIGTVIAMVLALTLQGAGFKDVITAMYSGGNFKTPIPELDKLLNRGGITSMVSSIATVFMAYIFAGQMEYTGMLNKILNSIKETFIKGKVGNLILSTSLTGILTGIVTSNSYLSIIVPGRIYQPMFKEFGIKRSVLSRTTEDSGTVVVPLVPWSAAGVYMATTLGVPTQSYAPWAVMCYLGFVFAWIYGYTGKAIWKEKGN
- a CDS encoding sigma 54-interacting transcriptional regulator; the encoded protein is MKGITLITKGKNTCEALKKQLNDLLGDRVKIEGFYIDGNIKEGIFNDLVVISSNIIYEHAKQYLAHNCRVIIARRSINYHKIGKLLDIPPGTDALLVNDLTSTALETISLLEILGIDHINFFPYSPEIKDYPKLKLAVTPGELELVPDCVENVIDIKTRNIDFTTLVEILQELDLADKKANYLSARYLKDIIELIKETKKMADVNSRMNNQLQTIINTVHDGIIALDERKEISAFNPIAEGIFGVSRKELIGKKLNNVMVPKEVISVLENENIEKERFIKVNNRQVVINISPIKENNSVVGKVCTLKDVTEIQRLEEELRRKLRKQETYARYTFDDILGTSDLIKNTKELAKKISKSQSPILIQGESGTGKELFAQAIHNNSLRQRGPFVAVNFAALPESLLESELFGYDEGAFTGAKKGGMPGLFEQAHGGTIFLDEIGDAPQLFQVRLLRVLQEKQIRRIGGSKVIPIDVRVIAATNKDLKSLMKGGEFREDLYYRLNVLPLRIPPLRERRGDILDLAYAFYNDHFKRKPPMKASVFFGAISDHLLIYDWPGNIRELHNIVEYLCNVCPDKIPTPELLPGEFPGILKNGKAVYADLNRYKLEKNILIKIFESNKKGKPIGRRSISSELGLPEGKVRGIIEDMRTKGYIKVNRGKRGIEITEKGYGMINYYLPK
- a CDS encoding ABC transporter permease subunit, with the protein product MRGANVKAVTGEPAYGLRNIKRRLANNTVPIIFAIFCLLGVYYAQVHPLFLINSVITRMARNSFLVLSLIIPVMAGMGLNFGIVLGAMAGQMALIAITHWQIEGLGGFVIAVLLSTPFAVLFGWLAGLVLNKAKGNEMITGMILGFFANGLYQLFFLFVLGGIIPMKNERLMLSSGIGIRNTVDLKAVKYALNDIIKLKLGGLVIPLFTFFIIALLCIMLWFLTKTKLGQDFRSVGQNMHIAEISGINVDRTRIIAIIISTVLAAWGQLIFLQDIGTLNTYGSHEQVGLFAVASILIGGASVTKATIGQTLLGTFLFHTLFIISPMAGQNLLGSPQVGEYFRVFVAYGVIGVSLGLHAWQKQKQAMERLKAEQ
- a CDS encoding ABC transporter permease subunit produces the protein MKDRLKEFVDNVGYPRIIIGLFLLFLLISAVMLKLQMRSLITGILVRTGMNGILVLAMVPSIQSGTGLNFGLPVGIVCGLVGAVVSIEMNLSGFAGFTAAIIIGVILAVISGYIYGHMLNRVKGQEMLVGTYAGFSIASGMCMFWLLAPLYSPKMIWPYGGKGLRVTISLENTFDKVLNNWKAFDLMGVTVPTGLLLFMALFCFIIWLFSRSKTGITMQAAGSNPKFAESSGIDVDKARIIGTTISTVLGAVGIVVYAQSYGFLQLYTAPLFMAFPAVAAILIGGASVRRATIFNVILGTFLFQALLVVALPVTNAVLPEGNLSEVVRIIISNGIILYALTRIRGGE
- a CDS encoding sugar ABC transporter ATP-binding protein; this translates as MLAVKQILHMKGITKEYSGNRVLKEVSLAVNEGEIHALVGENGAGKSTLMNILFGMPVIHNTGGFTGEIIFEGERVDIKSPKDAMEKGIGMVHQEFMLLPGFTITENIKLNREITKHNLISGFLGEKMKSLDMEAMKRDSRKAFDRLGMTIDEMLPVAGLPVGYMQFVEIAREIDKTNLKLLVFDEPTAVLTETEAELFLKAIKNLAESGIAILFISHRLDEVMKVADSITVLRDGEVVGRLSRGEATIEKMAQLMVGRKIEKVHKGDQTSKKSRDNVILKIKNLAVDMPGEQVRGLSLDVMEGEILGIGGLAGHGKIGIANGIMGLYRARGEVIFKGERIPPNNPKQVLCKRIAFVSEDRRGVGLLLDDPIETNIAITAIQVQEKFLIKLPGMRFINLVNIKGVREHAQKMIKELDIRCTGPEQLTRRLSGGNQQKVCIARALTLEPELLFVSEPTRGIDVGAKKIVLDLLLKLNRELGMTIIMTSSELAELRSICDRIAIIYKGKLEGILPPDADDTEFGLMMAGEYAGKGKEVS